From the genome of Argentina anserina chromosome 4, drPotAnse1.1, whole genome shotgun sequence, one region includes:
- the LOC126790005 gene encoding 3-ketoacyl-CoA synthase 11-like gives MTTQAPDTSSSSSTSKQNGVHDHVQVSEGTTTRVLPNFLLSVRLKYVKLGYHYLISNAMYFLLVPLLVVTFAHLSTLTVEDLARIWDQLKFNFVSVTVCSSLLVFLTTVYFTTRPRKVYLVNFACYKPENERMCTREIFMHRSKLTGSFSDENLAFQQKILERSGLGQNTYMPEAVLRVPPNPCMEEARKEAEMVMFGAIDELLEKTGVKPKDIGILVVNCSLFNPTPSLSSMVVNHYKLRGNIVSYNLGGMGCSAGLISIDLAKQLLQVHPNSYALVVSMENITLNWYFGNDRSMLLSNCLFRLGGAAILLSNRTSDRRRSKYQLMHTVRTHKGSDDKAYNCVFQKEDDTKRIGVALSKDLMAVAGEALKTNITTLGPIVLPMSEQLLFFATLVARKVFKMHKIKPYIPDFKLAFEHFCIHAGGRAVLDEMEKNLELTDWHMEPSRMTLNRFGNTSSSSLWYELAYSEAKGRVRKGDRMWQIAFGSGFKCNSAVWKALKTVNPAKEKNPWIDEIHLFPVEVPKVAAIKT, from the exons ATGACTACACAAGCGCCGGACACGTCGTCTTCGTCTTCGACGTCGAAGCAAAACGGTGTTCATGATCACGTTCAAGTTAGTGAAGGTACTACTACTAGAGTGCTTCCGAATTTTCTTCTATCCGTGCGGCTCAAGTACGTGAAGCTCGGGTATCACTACCTCATCTCCAACGCCATGTACTTCTTACTCGTCCCGCTCCTCGTTGTGACTTTTGCTCATCTCTCAACCCTAACTGTTGAAGACTTGGCTCGTATATGGGACCAGCTCAAGTTCAACTTCGTCTCCGTCACCGTCTGCTCCAGCCTACTAGTCTTCCTGACCACCGTCTACTTCACCACCCGGCCGAGGAAGGTGTACTTGGTAAACTTTGCGTGTTACAAGCCAGAGAACGAGCGCATGTGCACTAGGGAAATCTTCATGCACAGGTCCAAGCTGACCGGGAGCTTCTCCGACGAGAACCTGGCGTTCCAGCAAAAGATTCTAGAGCGCTCCGGCCTCGGACAGAACACGTACATGCCCGAGGCTGTGCTCAGGGTTCCGCCGAACCCGTGTATGGAGGAGGCTAGGAAGGAGGCAGAGATGGTGATGTTTGGGGCGATTGATGAGCTGCTGGAGAAGACGGGAGTGAAGCCTAAGGATATTGGGATTCTGGTGGTGAACTGCAGCTTGTTCAATCCAACGCCATCTCTGTCCTCCATGGTTGTGAATCATTACAAACTCAGAGGGAACATTGTCAGCTACAATCTTGGTGGGATGGGTTGCAGTGCTGGCCTCATTTCTATCGATCTTGCCAAGCAGCTTCTCCAG GTGCACCCTAACTCATATGCCTTGGTGGTCAGCATGGAGAACATAACCCTCAATTGGTACTTTGGGAATGACCGCTCTATGCTCCTCTCCAACTGCCTCTTCCGGTTGGGTGGAGCCGCCATCCTCCTCTCCAACCGCACCTCCGACCGCCGTCGCTCCAAGTACCAACTCATGCACACTGTCCGAACCCACAAAGGCTCAGACGACAAGGCGTACAACTGTGTGTTCCAAAAGGAAGATGACACCAAAAGAATAGGTGTTGCGCTCTCAAAAGACCTAATGGCCGTAGCCGGAGAGGCACTTAAAACGAACATCACTACACTCGGCCCTATAGTGCTACCTATGTCAGAACAACTCCTATTTTTTGCTACACTGGTGGCAAGAAAGGTGTTCAAGATGCATAAGATCAAACCATACATTCCTGATTTCAAGCTGGCATTCGAGCACTTCTGCATCCATGCCGGTGGGAGAGCAGTGTTGGATGAGATGGAGAAGAACCTCGAGCTCACTGATTGGCATATGGAGCCTTCGAGAATGACACTTAACAGGTTTGGAAACACTTCTAGTAGTTCATTGTGGTATGAATTGGCTTACTCTGAGGCTAAGGGAAGAGTGAGGAAGGGTGATAGGATGTGGCAGATTGCGTTCGGGTCAGGGTTCAAGTGTAACAGTGCTGTGTGGAAGGCTTTGAAGACTGTTAATCCAGCAAAGGAAAAGAATCCTTGGATTGATGAGATTCATCTCTTTCCTGTTGAGGTGCCTAAAGTGGCAGCCATTAAAACTTGA